In candidate division WOR-3 bacterium, the following proteins share a genomic window:
- a CDS encoding cysteine desulfurase, which produces MDVYLDYQSAKPVDRRVIDAMLPYLYYKFGNPSSLHQVGDVATEILESSRETISAFVGAQKDEIIFTSGATESNNLAIIGYALRNKNKGNHIVIAEIEHISIHNIAKYLEKNGFVISKIPVDQFGIVKIDKLAERITDKTILISVGYANNEIGTVQDIATIGTFCREKKIALHTDAVAAEGLIPIDVARDKIDLMTLSSNDVYGPRGLGVMYLRNGIRINPLTIGGGQERGLRSGTENIPAIAGMKRAVEIIQKEMPEETERFQRFRDRMIKEVLTSIPRCYLNGHPINRLPNNAHFRFDGIEGESLLLSFKDKNIAVSTGSACSSKTLEPSHTLIALGLLHEEAHGSLEITFGRFNEESDVDTVLDVLPEIVKRLRKLSPLYKEEV; this is translated from the coding sequence ATGGATGTCTATCTTGATTACCAATCAGCGAAACCGGTTGACCGACGCGTCATCGACGCCATGCTTCCTTATTTATATTATAAATTCGGAAATCCCTCTTCCCTACACCAGGTGGGTGATGTCGCCACTGAAATACTCGAATCATCACGTGAAACGATAAGCGCTTTTGTCGGCGCACAGAAAGATGAAATAATCTTCACGTCTGGAGCGACAGAATCCAACAATCTCGCAATTATCGGCTACGCTTTAAGGAATAAGAACAAAGGCAACCATATAGTGATCGCGGAGATCGAACACATATCAATACATAACATTGCCAAGTACCTTGAGAAAAATGGTTTCGTGATTTCGAAAATTCCGGTGGATCAATTCGGTATAGTAAAGATTGATAAACTCGCCGAACGTATTACCGACAAAACGATCCTCATATCGGTCGGGTATGCCAACAATGAGATCGGCACCGTACAGGACATTGCAACGATTGGCACGTTCTGCCGTGAAAAAAAGATTGCCCTCCATACCGACGCGGTCGCTGCCGAAGGATTGATACCTATAGACGTAGCAAGGGACAAAATAGATCTCATGACGCTATCGTCAAATGATGTTTACGGTCCGAGGGGTCTGGGCGTGATGTACTTGCGGAACGGCATACGCATCAATCCGCTTACTATTGGAGGCGGGCAAGAACGGGGTCTGCGCTCAGGCACCGAGAATATACCCGCGATTGCCGGAATGAAGAGAGCTGTCGAAATAATCCAGAAGGAGATGCCGGAAGAAACCGAACGCTTCCAGCGATTTCGGGATAGAATGATCAAAGAAGTGCTTACATCAATACCGAGATGCTACCTGAACGGCCATCCAATCAACAGACTGCCGAACAATGCGCATTTCAGGTTCGATGGTATCGAAGGTGAATCACTACTTCTTTCTTTCAAGGATAAGAACATCGCGGTATCCACCGGTTCTGCCTGTAGTTCAAAGACGCTCGAGCCATCACATACTCTGATCGCCCTCGGATTACTGCATGAAGAGGCACATGGGTCTCTGGAAATTACTTTCGGCAGATTCAACGAGGAGAGCGATGTTGACACGGTGTTGGATGTTCTCCCAGAAATCGTAAAGCGTCTTCGAAAATTGTCACCGCTTTATAAAGAGGAGGTATAG
- a CDS encoding DsrE family protein, producing the protein MNKNNSILYVQTSDDPERQYSPLILAQTAKAMDIEAKVYYLGQALRVLKPESASAIKIGKFPSLLEMIEKTMSMGIEIYVCEASRQMLGWEKIGLIKGVKIVGAGTLNDLALDASATMWF; encoded by the coding sequence ATGAACAAGAATAATTCCATTTTGTATGTCCAAACAAGCGATGATCCAGAAAGGCAATATTCTCCACTGATCCTGGCACAGACAGCAAAAGCGATGGATATTGAAGCCAAAGTTTACTACTTAGGACAGGCGTTAAGAGTACTGAAACCTGAAAGTGCATCGGCCATCAAGATCGGTAAATTCCCCAGTCTGCTGGAAATGATCGAAAAAACCATGAGTATGGGGATCGAGATCTATGTTTGTGAGGCATCAAGACAGATGCTCGGCTGGGAAAAAATTGGATTGATCAAAGGAGTCAAAATAGTTGGTGCTGGAACCCTGAATGACCTTGCGCTCGATGCCTCAGCAACAATGTGGTTTTAG